A region of Brevinema andersonii DNA encodes the following proteins:
- a CDS encoding LolA family protein translates to MRFFPMIVLLFLQPAFGQSITVFNASSVADIIDKHSAKYKSFSGRFVYKKNNRTQSGTIIYAVPDKLVMQFGTANDPQNQKIISDSRFLWIIDGDIIGRQSLETVANPLGAWNIKRLISQYTPTAPDTGLEIMYGSMPAYKIILEPKKNTTSFRRIELIAEKSGLIRQISGISRVGIKTELSISYNEFNQEYDQKLFLVETTEDSQIYDNIFN, encoded by the coding sequence ATGCGTTTTTTCCCGATGATCGTCTTATTATTTTTACAACCGGCTTTCGGACAGAGTATCACGGTGTTCAACGCATCGTCTGTTGCTGACATTATTGACAAACATTCGGCAAAATACAAAAGTTTCTCGGGACGTTTTGTATACAAAAAAAACAATCGAACCCAATCAGGAACCATTATTTATGCAGTACCTGATAAATTAGTAATGCAGTTTGGGACAGCAAACGATCCCCAAAATCAAAAAATTATTTCAGACAGCAGATTTTTATGGATTATTGACGGTGACATTATTGGACGGCAATCCCTGGAAACAGTCGCAAATCCTCTTGGTGCCTGGAACATTAAACGTTTGATCTCACAATACACCCCAACTGCTCCTGATACCGGTCTTGAAATCATGTATGGTTCGATGCCGGCTTATAAAATCATTCTTGAACCTAAAAAAAATACTACTAGCTTTCGGCGTATCGAGCTTATCGCTGAAAAAAGCGGCCTTATTAGGCAGATTAGCGGAATATCACGTGTCGGCATCAAAACAGAACTATCAATATCGTATAATGAATTCAATCAGGAATACGACCAAAAACTTTTTCTTGTTGAGACCACCGAAGATTCGCAAATTTACGATAATATTTTTAATTAG
- the rsfS gene encoding ribosome silencing factor produces MTQELQVLSEQLKKECERLTMTDIIIYDVKGISPLTDVVVIATADHFLQLEAARRSLSQIAKQAGFKLQNPTEDYSEGWLAMDFSDLVVHILVPEKRDFYDLDSLMSNIKQIRNIPDFSSEDLNDGSPAPLTHKQLRKLKDSLDIFNEDEL; encoded by the coding sequence ATGACACAGGAGCTTCAAGTCCTAAGTGAACAACTCAAAAAAGAATGTGAACGTCTAACAATGACAGATATAATTATTTACGATGTTAAAGGGATTAGTCCATTAACTGACGTTGTAGTAATTGCAACGGCTGATCATTTTCTTCAGCTGGAAGCAGCACGAAGAAGCCTTTCACAAATTGCAAAGCAAGCTGGTTTCAAACTTCAAAACCCTACCGAAGATTACTCTGAAGGCTGGTTAGCTATGGATTTTTCTGATTTAGTAGTACATATTCTTGTTCCAGAGAAACGTGATTTTTATGATCTCGACAGCTTGATGTCAAATATCAAACAAATCAGGAACATTCCTGATTTTTCAAGCGAAGACCTTAACGATGGGTCTCCAGCTCCCCTAACCCATAAACAGCTCAGAAAACTCAAGGATTCATTAGATATCTTTAATGAGGATGAATTATAA
- the recA gene encoding recombinase RecA has product MSEMKEPKIKETAVENNSADKKKALDATIGQLEKQYGKGAVMRLGAREIEKVPVIPTGALTLDLALGVGGIPYGRITEIYGPEASGKTTLTLSIIAEAQEQGSTCAFIDAEHALDAEYAKNIGVNIDDLLISQPDNGEQALEIAEALVRSGAVELIVIDSVAALVPKNEIEGNMGDSVMGMQARLMSQALRKLTHIVSKANCAIIFINQIRMKIGVIYGSPETTTGGMALKFYSSVRIEVRRKEALKRGETIIGNLVSVKVIKNKMAPPHKTATFEIRFGEGISSVACIVDAASELGVIERKGSWYYQGEERIAQGRDSVIQALESDPEKLQKIDLLVREKLANQ; this is encoded by the coding sequence ATGAGCGAAATGAAAGAACCAAAAATAAAAGAAACAGCAGTAGAAAACAATAGTGCAGATAAGAAAAAAGCTCTTGATGCAACTATAGGTCAGCTAGAAAAACAATATGGCAAAGGCGCAGTAATGCGTTTGGGTGCTCGTGAAATTGAAAAGGTTCCAGTGATTCCGACTGGCGCTTTAACATTGGATTTGGCATTGGGAGTTGGAGGGATTCCTTACGGACGTATTACAGAGATCTACGGACCAGAGGCTTCAGGAAAAACTACCCTTACCCTGAGTATTATTGCGGAAGCTCAAGAACAAGGTTCGACATGTGCATTCATTGATGCTGAGCATGCGCTTGATGCCGAGTATGCGAAAAATATCGGTGTTAATATTGATGATTTGTTAATTTCGCAACCTGATAACGGTGAACAGGCATTGGAGATTGCTGAAGCATTGGTCCGGAGCGGGGCGGTTGAGTTAATTGTGATTGATTCGGTTGCAGCACTGGTTCCAAAAAACGAAATTGAAGGCAATATGGGAGACTCAGTAATGGGTATGCAAGCCCGTCTGATGAGCCAAGCACTCCGCAAGTTGACGCACATTGTGAGCAAAGCTAATTGTGCTATTATTTTTATCAATCAAATCCGTATGAAAATTGGCGTTATTTACGGAAGCCCAGAAACAACAACCGGCGGTATGGCATTGAAATTTTATTCATCGGTGAGAATTGAGGTCCGGCGTAAAGAGGCGCTCAAGCGTGGCGAAACAATTATCGGCAATCTCGTTTCTGTTAAAGTAATTAAGAATAAAATGGCTCCTCCTCATAAAACCGCTACCTTTGAAATTCGTTTTGGTGAGGGTATTTCTAGTGTGGCTTGTATTGTCGATGCGGCTTCGGAATTGGGTGTTATCGAGCGGAAAGGTTCTTGGTATTATCAGGGTGAAGAGCGTATTGCGCAAGGCCGTGATAGTGTTATTCAGGCTTTAGAATCAGATCCAGAAAAACTCCAAAAAATTGATCTTTTAGTGCGGGAAAAGCTTGCAAATCAATAA